The following proteins come from a genomic window of Polyangiaceae bacterium:
- a CDS encoding TfoX/Sxy family protein produces MSYDEKLAARVRTALARRRGVTEKKMFGGVCFLVNGAMCCGVLGTELIARVGSEHHADAVADKHARPFDFTGRPSKGMVYVSAAGIRTAAQLQRWLDRGLAEARAKAKKRG; encoded by the coding sequence ATGAGCTACGACGAAAAGCTCGCCGCCCGTGTCCGCACGGCGCTCGCACGCCGGCGCGGCGTGACGGAAAAGAAGATGTTCGGTGGCGTGTGCTTTCTCGTGAACGGCGCCATGTGCTGCGGCGTGCTCGGGACGGAGCTCATCGCCCGGGTGGGCAGCGAGCACCACGCGGACGCCGTCGCCGACAAGCACGCCCGGCCCTTCGACTTCACCGGCCGCCCGTCCAAGGGCATGGTGTACGTATCGGCGGCTGGCATTCGCACCGCCGCCCAGCTCCAGCGCTGGCTCGACCGCGGCCTCGCCGAAGCGCGGGCGAAGGCCAAGAAACGCGGCTGA